The Clostridium sporogenes genome contains a region encoding:
- the cbiT gene encoding precorrin-6Y C5,15-methyltransferase (decarboxylating) subunit CbiT, with amino-acid sequence MKYIKDEEFIRGSCPMTKEDIRILSIAKMNLEENSKILDVGAGTGSISIQAAKICAKGQVIAIEKDEEALDIIKKNKEKFNCENLKIIEGEALEVEEHINDSFNSIFIGGSGGNLEEIISRYQNKLLNNGTMVLNFITINNLNRALEILKELNYKTECIQVAISKAKGKSNMLIANNPIFIITATKNGGGYNE; translated from the coding sequence ATGAAATATATAAAAGATGAAGAATTTATAAGGGGAAGTTGTCCTATGACTAAAGAGGATATAAGAATTTTATCTATAGCTAAGATGAATTTAGAGGAAAATTCAAAGATTTTAGATGTGGGAGCAGGTACAGGAAGTATAAGTATACAAGCAGCTAAAATATGTGCGAAAGGACAAGTTATAGCTATAGAAAAAGATGAGGAAGCTTTAGATATTATAAAAAAAAATAAAGAGAAATTTAATTGTGAAAATCTAAAAATAATAGAGGGAGAAGCCTTAGAAGTAGAAGAACATATAAATGATAGTTTTAATAGCATATTCATAGGCGGTAGTGGTGGAAATCTAGAAGAAATAATAAGTAGATATCAGAACAAGCTTTTAAATAATGGAACAATGGTTTTAAATTTTATAACCATAAACAATTTAAATAGGGCGTTAGAAATTCTAAAAGAATTAAATTATAAAACAGAATGTATTCAAGTTGCTATAAGTAAAGCTAAAGGGAAATCAAATATGCTTATAGCAAATAATCCTATATTTATAATAACAGCTACTAAAAATGGAGGGGGATATAATGAATAA
- a CDS encoding DUF7010 family protein, with protein sequence MNLEELRLDCSIKQKKGLHFILASIIIWCAVWIIHLTSLPILTKNLFAFCCTAPLIPLAYMISKAIKVDFTNKENPLTNLGVLFSLNQMLYLLIAMWIYQEVPEKMLMVLAMIFGAHLMPYGWLYKSKSYIGMSVFIPIVVLIIGLNFKPHIIAVIMILLEIVFSLLLMIEIKKLTNIINHTS encoded by the coding sequence ATGAATTTGGAAGAATTAAGACTAGACTGTTCAATTAAGCAGAAAAAAGGACTACATTTTATTTTAGCTTCTATTATAATTTGGTGCGCGGTATGGATAATTCACTTAACATCATTACCCATACTTACAAAAAACTTATTTGCATTTTGTTGTACTGCACCGCTTATTCCATTAGCTTATATGATTTCAAAAGCTATTAAAGTTGATTTTACTAATAAAGAAAATCCTTTGACAAATTTAGGGGTACTTTTTTCTTTAAATCAAATGTTGTACTTACTTATTGCTATGTGGATTTATCAAGAGGTTCCAGAAAAAATGTTGATGGTTTTAGCAATGATTTTTGGTGCTCATCTAATGCCTTATGGATGGCTATATAAATCTAAATCTTATATAGGTATGTCTGTTTTTATTCCAATTGTTGTTTTGATAATTGGTTTAAATTTTAAACCACATATAATAGCAGTAATTATGATATTGTTGGAAATTGTATTTAGTTTATTGTTAATGATTGAGATAAAAAAATTAACTAATATAATAAATCATACTAGTTAA
- a CDS encoding DUF5673 domain-containing protein yields the protein MMNWILVVLFVGIIFKEFKIVNQLVIKTEKKLIETIFLIIGIGVFFYITYIYAKNQMHYLLGILGTILYVGAYLKNGITSKGVVSSYRYLQFVPWDKIEKVHINKGKSIKVSYSGNGGTNRLYFKNKDYDKIIKLLNKKLINNLITIDHDFSN from the coding sequence ATGATGAATTGGATTTTGGTTGTTTTATTTGTGGGTATTATTTTTAAAGAATTTAAGATTGTAAATCAATTAGTAATAAAAACAGAGAAAAAACTTATTGAAACAATATTCTTGATAATAGGTATAGGGGTTTTCTTTTACATTACTTATATATATGCAAAAAACCAGATGCATTATTTACTAGGAATATTAGGAACAATTTTGTATGTAGGTGCTTATTTGAAAAATGGTATAACTTCAAAGGGAGTTGTATCTTCCTATCGTTATCTACAATTTGTTCCCTGGGATAAGATAGAAAAAGTGCATATAAACAAAGGAAAAAGTATAAAAGTTTCCTACTCAGGAAATGGAGGCACTAATAGACTCTATTTTAAAAATAAAGATTACGACAAAATAATAAAATTGTTAAATAAAAAGTTAATTAACAATTTAATTACTATTGATCATGATTTCAGTAATTAA
- a CDS encoding DNA-binding protein yields MLKLKAWTLWLIGAICFIVAGIMKITKKEYSNGFIFIILGVSYVILSIVSYKGINKINGNTLSDEELKNMDNELRELITDGERIKAIKKYRMVTGAGLIEAKEYVDSLTKGETK; encoded by the coding sequence ATGTTGAAATTAAAAGCGTGGACGTTATGGCTCATTGGTGCAATTTGTTTTATAGTTGCAGGAATAATGAAGATTACTAAAAAAGAATATTCAAATGGATTTATTTTTATAATTTTAGGAGTATCATATGTTATTTTAAGTATAGTTAGTTATAAAGGTATTAATAAAATTAATGGGAATACATTATCTGATGAAGAATTAAAAAATATGGATAATGAATTAAGAGAACTAATTACAGATGGAGAAAGGATTAAAGCAATTAAAAAATATAGAATGGTTACTGGCGCTGGATTAATTGAAGCCAAAGAATATGTTGATTCTTTAACCAAAGGAGAAACAAAATAG